The Corynebacterium glaucum genome includes a region encoding these proteins:
- a CDS encoding amino acid permease, which translates to MGLGTAVGAGLFLGVGVGIRAAGPAILIAYVIAGAIVISVMRMLGEMAAARPSSGSFATYGRQAFGHWAGFLLGWIYWFLLIMACGAEITGASAIMAGWFDVPQWLPALIVVSILTAVNLAQVKGFGEFEYWFAMIKIVVILAFLVIGAALWLGLLPASGFVGFENVRASGFAPNGITGIAAGLLAVAFAFGGIEVVTIAAAESENPAESVKRAVNSIIWRIALFYVGSVVVIILLLPYAQIDGANTAAESPFTQVLDMANIPGAAGFMEAVIVLALLSAFNAQIYGTSRIAYQQALEGDAPRWMARTNANAVPTNSVLVSVFFAFAAVGLQWWNPPGMIDFIMAATGGCLIVTWIMITLSYIKLHPQIHGSAVQVRGASWVPWTTLVALLGLTGLMLFDDSSRSQVIAVSVLSAILIALSFTTRNIPPLARANNTANNAARAHAETSETVL; encoded by the coding sequence ATGGGCCTGGGCACCGCCGTCGGCGCGGGCCTCTTCCTCGGCGTCGGTGTGGGGATCCGCGCCGCCGGTCCGGCAATCCTCATCGCGTACGTGATCGCCGGCGCGATCGTGATCTCCGTGATGCGCATGCTCGGCGAGATGGCGGCAGCGCGCCCGAGTTCCGGCTCGTTCGCCACCTACGGCCGCCAGGCGTTCGGACACTGGGCGGGCTTCCTGCTCGGCTGGATCTACTGGTTCCTGCTCATCATGGCCTGCGGCGCGGAAATTACCGGCGCCTCCGCCATCATGGCTGGCTGGTTCGACGTGCCGCAGTGGCTGCCGGCGCTGATCGTCGTCTCAATCCTCACCGCTGTCAACCTCGCGCAGGTCAAAGGCTTCGGCGAGTTCGAGTACTGGTTCGCGATGATCAAAATCGTAGTCATCCTCGCTTTCCTGGTCATCGGCGCCGCGCTCTGGCTCGGCCTGCTGCCCGCCTCCGGGTTTGTCGGCTTCGAAAACGTCCGCGCGTCCGGCTTCGCCCCCAACGGCATCACCGGCATCGCGGCGGGCCTGCTCGCCGTCGCCTTCGCATTCGGCGGCATCGAGGTGGTCACCATCGCCGCTGCGGAATCCGAGAACCCCGCCGAATCCGTCAAGCGCGCAGTGAACTCGATTATCTGGCGCATTGCCCTGTTCTACGTCGGCTCAGTCGTCGTCATTATCCTGCTCCTCCCCTACGCGCAGATCGACGGCGCCAACACCGCCGCAGAATCCCCCTTTACCCAGGTCCTCGACATGGCGAACATCCCCGGCGCCGCCGGATTCATGGAGGCCGTGATTGTGCTCGCGCTACTCTCCGCGTTCAACGCGCAGATCTACGGCACCTCCCGCATCGCCTACCAGCAGGCGCTCGAAGGCGACGCCCCGCGATGGATGGCCAGAACCAACGCCAACGCCGTGCCCACCAACTCCGTGCTGGTCTCGGTTTTCTTCGCGTTCGCCGCCGTCGGCCTGCAGTGGTGGAACCCGCCCGGCATGATCGACTTCATCATGGCCGCGACCGGCGGTTGCCTCATCGTCACCTGGATCATGATTACGCTCAGTTACATCAAGCTCCACCCCCAGATCCACGGCTCAGCAGTCCAGGTCCGCGGCGCGTCGTGGGTACCGTGGACCACCCTCGTCGCCCTCCTCGGGCTGACAGGGCTCATGCTTTTCGACGACTCGTCGCGCTCCCAAGTCATCGCAGTCAGTGTCCTCTCCGCGATCTTGATTGCACTGTCGTTTACCACGCGGAACATCCCGCCGCTTGCGCGCGCCAACAACACCGCAAACAACGCAGCGCGAGCCCACGCTGAGACCTCCGAGACGGTGCTTTAA